A window of the Cystobacter fuscus genome harbors these coding sequences:
- a CDS encoding DMT family transporter gives MNPVAMMLVLSSAFFHASWSALLKRHEDPESAVVGVITITVLCGGLWALGLQGAAFPTSGAFLWALMAGVLESGYLVTLAKSLSRAPLGLAYTVSRGGAVLLVWPVSVLWLNEQLTPGSVAGAALVAVGMAGMNLVLPRGREKDGVLWSLASAACIAGYNLSYKRALGEGAQPPALFTLSLGVALPLLVLMRRREETSWGALLRKIRTRPLLLVAAGVLCTLSFSLMLVALRGSGTGAVITLRNTSIVFALVLGALQNERMGRRQLAGAGLVMLGAVLLGWPRS, from the coding sequence GTGAACCCCGTCGCCATGATGTTGGTCCTGTCGTCCGCCTTCTTCCACGCGTCGTGGAGCGCGCTGCTCAAGCGGCACGAGGACCCGGAGTCCGCCGTGGTGGGCGTCATCACCATCACCGTGTTGTGCGGAGGGCTCTGGGCGCTCGGTCTCCAGGGCGCGGCCTTTCCCACCTCCGGAGCCTTTCTGTGGGCCCTCATGGCTGGCGTGCTGGAGAGCGGCTACCTGGTGACGCTCGCCAAGTCCCTGAGCCGTGCCCCGTTGGGACTCGCGTACACGGTGTCCCGTGGCGGGGCGGTGTTGCTCGTGTGGCCCGTGTCCGTGCTGTGGTTGAACGAGCAGCTCACGCCGGGGTCCGTGGCGGGCGCGGCCCTGGTGGCCGTGGGCATGGCGGGGATGAACCTCGTGCTGCCTCGAGGCAGGGAGAAGGATGGCGTGCTCTGGTCCCTCGCGAGTGCCGCGTGCATCGCCGGGTACAACCTCAGCTACAAACGCGCCCTGGGAGAAGGCGCGCAGCCTCCGGCCCTGTTCACCCTGTCGCTCGGAGTGGCCCTGCCCCTGCTCGTCCTCATGCGCCGCCGGGAGGAGACGAGCTGGGGCGCGCTGCTCCGGAAGATCAGGACCCGGCCCTTGCTGCTCGTGGCGGCGGGAGTCCTGTGCACGCTGTCGTTCTCGCTGATGCTCGTCGCGCTCAGGGGCAGTGGCACGGGGGCCGTGATCACCCTGCGCAATACGTCCATCGTGTTCGCGCTGGTGCTCGGCGCGCTCCAGAACGAACGGATGGGACGGCGGCAACTCGCCGGTGCTGGACTGGTGATGCTCGGGGCCGTGCTGTTGGGGTGGCCCCGGTCGTGA
- a CDS encoding family 43 glycosylhydrolase produces the protein MKSTLDDGRAGRRVDTAAVARGDRDSLPPRGAWRRPGLGSLTPLLLAATLHCGDGTTPSQNTGGDDGPSGGSGGPGVSPALGSGSGGAGPGHESPAVAPLAPECSPGTSGNPFVGGWYADPDMKFYNGRYWVYPTYSAPYNEQTYLDAFSSPDLIHWTKHSKVLDKVNVSWATRAIWAPSPIFRNNTYYLYFGANDIQNDGQLGGIGVAKSNNPAGPFVDALGKPLIGKFVNGAQPIDQNIFIDDDGQAYLYYGGWGHCNVVKVNADMISLDSSSFKEITPSGYVEGALMFKRNGKYYLMWSEGGWTGPDYRVSYAIANSPLGPFPKVGTILSQNAAIGTGSGHNTVINVPGTDDWYIFYHRHPLGDTDGNHRVLAYERMYFNSDGTIKPVEMSSQDNFCDGDSLGWSTYGATWSVSNGRYATPQVQDAKALLNTNFSALSHEADVTPGASGDAGLMFRVSSPGAGLDAYKGYYAGIAAGSDRVVLGKANGGTWTELASAAAAIDPNVTYHLAVVANGDRLSVYLNRSATPIVTATDATYASGALGLRAHDSAAAFDNVNATKPPGVIFYADGGYGGLGVSLGAGSYTYTQLIAAGIPNDWMSSLRVPAGWTVQIYADDNFTGTMWQFTADTSLIPAEANDKMSSVKIFAP, from the coding sequence ATGAAATCGACGCTCGATGATGGACGTGCAGGCCGTCGTGTGGACACAGCCGCGGTGGCTCGCGGAGATCGTGATTCACTGCCTCCAAGGGGTGCGTGGCGGCGGCCCGGGCTGGGCAGCCTGACGCCACTGCTCCTGGCCGCCACGCTCCATTGTGGCGACGGGACGACGCCCTCCCAGAACACGGGTGGGGATGACGGCCCGAGCGGAGGCAGCGGCGGCCCGGGCGTGTCGCCCGCCCTCGGTTCCGGCTCTGGGGGAGCGGGCCCTGGCCACGAATCGCCAGCGGTCGCGCCCCTCGCGCCGGAGTGTTCGCCCGGCACTTCCGGCAATCCCTTCGTGGGCGGCTGGTATGCCGATCCGGACATGAAGTTCTACAACGGCCGGTACTGGGTCTATCCGACGTACTCCGCTCCTTATAACGAGCAGACCTATCTGGATGCCTTTTCGTCCCCGGATCTCATCCACTGGACGAAGCACTCCAAGGTATTGGACAAGGTGAACGTGTCCTGGGCAACCCGGGCCATCTGGGCGCCGTCGCCCATCTTCCGCAACAACACCTACTATCTCTATTTCGGGGCCAACGACATCCAGAACGACGGACAGCTGGGCGGGATCGGGGTCGCGAAGTCGAACAACCCCGCCGGGCCCTTCGTCGACGCGCTTGGCAAACCCTTGATCGGCAAGTTCGTCAATGGGGCGCAGCCGATCGATCAGAACATCTTCATCGACGACGACGGACAGGCGTATCTCTATTACGGCGGTTGGGGCCACTGCAACGTCGTCAAGGTCAACGCCGACATGATCAGCCTGGACAGCTCGTCCTTCAAGGAGATCACGCCGTCGGGCTACGTCGAGGGCGCGCTGATGTTCAAGCGCAACGGGAAGTATTACCTGATGTGGTCCGAGGGCGGGTGGACGGGGCCGGACTACCGCGTGTCGTATGCCATTGCCAACTCGCCGCTGGGGCCCTTCCCCAAGGTGGGGACGATCCTCAGCCAGAACGCGGCCATCGGCACCGGCTCGGGTCACAACACGGTGATCAACGTCCCTGGGACGGACGACTGGTACATCTTCTATCACCGCCATCCGCTCGGAGATACGGACGGGAATCACCGCGTGCTCGCCTATGAGCGCATGTATTTCAACAGCGACGGGACGATCAAGCCGGTGGAGATGAGCAGCCAGGACAACTTCTGCGATGGCGACTCGCTGGGCTGGAGCACCTACGGCGCGACATGGTCCGTGTCGAACGGCCGGTATGCCACCCCGCAGGTGCAGGATGCGAAGGCGTTGTTGAACACCAACTTCTCCGCGCTGTCCCATGAGGCCGACGTCACGCCGGGCGCCTCCGGGGACGCGGGGTTGATGTTCCGGGTGAGCAGCCCGGGCGCCGGGCTCGACGCCTACAAGGGGTACTACGCCGGCATCGCCGCGGGCTCCGACAGGGTGGTGCTGGGCAAGGCGAACGGAGGGACCTGGACCGAGCTCGCCAGCGCCGCCGCCGCGATCGATCCGAACGTCACCTATCACCTCGCGGTCGTGGCCAATGGAGACCGTCTCTCGGTCTATCTGAACCGTTCGGCGACACCCATCGTCACGGCCACCGATGCCACGTATGCCTCGGGCGCGCTTGGACTCCGGGCCCATGACAGCGCGGCCGCGTTCGACAACGTGAATGCCACGAAGCCGCCCGGGGTCATCTTCTACGCGGATGGTGGGTACGGCGGTCTCGGGGTCTCGCTGGGCGCCGGGAGCTACACGTACACGCAGCTCATCGCGGCGGGTATCCCCAACGACTGGATGAGCTCGCTCCGAGTCCCCGCCGGCTGGACGGTGCAGATCTATGCGGACGACAACTTCACCGGGACGATGTGGCAGTTCACGGCGGATACGTCGCTGATCCCGGCGGAAGCCAACGACAAGATGTCGTCGGTGAAGATCTTCGCGCCGTAG
- a CDS encoding NUDIX domain-containing protein, whose protein sequence is MEPQPRVGVGAFIQDPDHGLLLVRRRRMPEADHWGLPGGKVDFGETLQAAVVREIAEELGVEIALDGLLCLVDQIDVAAGTHWVSPVYRAHIVRGEPINREPAALAGVGWFALDDLPGPLTLSTRTALARRGG, encoded by the coding sequence ATGGAGCCTCAACCCCGAGTGGGTGTCGGTGCTTTCATCCAGGACCCGGACCATGGACTGCTGCTGGTGCGGCGTCGGCGCATGCCGGAGGCGGACCATTGGGGGCTGCCGGGCGGCAAGGTCGACTTCGGCGAGACGCTGCAAGCCGCGGTGGTCCGGGAGATCGCCGAGGAGCTGGGCGTGGAGATCGCCCTCGACGGGCTGCTCTGCCTCGTCGATCAGATCGACGTGGCGGCGGGCACCCATTGGGTGTCGCCGGTCTACCGGGCCCACATCGTCCGGGGCGAGCCGATCAACCGCGAACCCGCGGCCCTGGCCGGGGTGGGCTGGTTCGCGCTGGATGACCTGCCCGGGCCCCTGACCCTGTCGACCCGGACGGCGTTGGCGCGGAGGGGTGGATGA
- a CDS encoding patatin-like phospholipase family protein — protein MSERVATLVLSGGGAKGAFQLGAERVLREELGFRWERIIGVSVGALNATLLAQQEYARLMDLWLNIREEDIYRKFSWPVLAFRLAVQHKLGFYDDSPLRALIQKHAAGRPFRVPTHVGRVSLVSGEYELLGHESPDFLDAVWHSSTMPVIWEAIGPQAFVDGGLRNVTPLGDALDFNPTEIVVIACSSGKAEQAPSPASIIDVAKRSLTDITISEILRNDVDEFVRINNLVRQARAVGLELKKPDGSAYRYCPITVIQPSKRLGDMLDFSSVTIRLRMRHGEEVARMEMARQSLMNLPPPVPPTPV, from the coding sequence ATGTCTGAACGTGTTGCCACGCTCGTGCTGTCCGGCGGAGGAGCCAAGGGTGCATTCCAGCTCGGCGCCGAGCGCGTCCTTCGCGAGGAGCTCGGTTTCCGCTGGGAGCGCATCATCGGAGTGTCCGTCGGAGCCCTCAACGCCACGCTCCTCGCCCAGCAGGAATACGCCCGGTTGATGGACCTCTGGCTGAACATCCGGGAGGAGGACATCTACCGGAAGTTCTCCTGGCCCGTCCTGGCCTTCCGGCTCGCCGTCCAGCACAAGCTCGGGTTCTACGATGACTCGCCGCTGCGAGCGCTCATCCAGAAGCACGCGGCGGGGCGGCCCTTCCGAGTCCCCACCCATGTGGGCCGCGTCTCGCTCGTGTCGGGCGAGTACGAGCTGCTCGGCCATGAGAGCCCCGACTTCCTCGACGCGGTGTGGCACAGCTCGACGATGCCCGTCATCTGGGAAGCGATTGGTCCCCAGGCGTTCGTGGACGGAGGACTGCGCAACGTCACCCCACTCGGCGACGCACTGGACTTCAACCCGACGGAAATCGTGGTCATCGCCTGTAGCTCGGGAAAGGCAGAGCAGGCGCCCTCCCCGGCCAGCATCATCGACGTGGCCAAGCGCAGCCTCACCGACATCACCATCAGTGAAATCCTTCGCAATGACGTCGATGAGTTCGTCCGCATCAACAACCTGGTGCGGCAGGCCCGCGCGGTGGGCCTGGAACTGAAGAAGCCAGACGGCAGCGCCTACCGCTATTGTCCCATCACCGTGATCCAACCCAGCAAGCGGCTGGGGGACATGCTCGACTTCTCGTCCGTGACCATCCGGCTTCGCATGCGCCACGGCGAGGAGGTCGCACGAATGGAGATGGCACGACAGAGCCTGATGAACCTGCCGCCCCCCGTGCCGCCCACACCCGTGTAA
- a CDS encoding NAD-dependent protein deacetylase of SIR2 family encodes MGHEKAVELARRWLEESERVLIGAGAGMSAAAGIDYGDTATFARLFPAFVRLGFRAQYQFIGHEGLTPAQHWGFWSTHVKHVRFGEDERPAYQTLRQLVRDKDTFVLTSNVDMLFPRNGFDEARLFTPQGDYARMQCRRACSHETWPTRPFIERCLAVMDPETQQVTAPDAIPRCPRCGGDVFMNVRLDASFVEEPYIEQARRFRQWVRDGAARRLLVIEVGAGFNTPSVVRWRMEHLVHHHPDARLIRINLTDPELPEELGERAVSLAMGASQAFELLGYQAATHDLPSA; translated from the coding sequence ATGGGGCACGAGAAAGCGGTGGAGCTGGCGCGGCGCTGGCTCGAGGAGAGCGAGCGGGTCCTCATCGGCGCGGGGGCGGGCATGTCGGCCGCGGCGGGCATCGACTACGGAGACACGGCGACGTTCGCCCGGCTGTTCCCCGCCTTCGTGCGCCTGGGCTTTCGCGCCCAATACCAGTTCATTGGTCACGAGGGCCTCACCCCCGCGCAACACTGGGGCTTCTGGTCGACGCACGTGAAGCACGTGCGCTTCGGAGAGGACGAGCGCCCCGCCTACCAGACACTCCGGCAGCTCGTGAGGGACAAGGACACGTTCGTGCTCACGTCCAATGTCGACATGCTGTTCCCTCGCAATGGCTTCGACGAGGCTCGGCTCTTCACGCCGCAAGGGGACTACGCACGCATGCAGTGCCGGAGGGCCTGCTCGCACGAGACCTGGCCCACGCGGCCCTTCATCGAGCGATGCCTCGCGGTGATGGATCCGGAGACCCAGCAGGTGACCGCTCCGGACGCGATCCCGCGCTGCCCCCGCTGTGGAGGGGACGTCTTCATGAACGTGCGACTGGACGCGTCCTTCGTGGAGGAGCCCTACATCGAGCAGGCGCGGCGCTTCCGACAATGGGTGCGCGATGGCGCGGCGCGGCGGCTGCTCGTCATCGAAGTGGGGGCGGGCTTCAACACGCCCTCGGTGGTGCGCTGGAGGATGGAGCACCTCGTCCACCACCACCCCGATGCCCGGCTGATCCGCATCAACCTCACGGACCCCGAGCTTCCCGAGGAACTCGGCGAGCGTGCCGTCTCCCTGGCGATGGGGGCGAGTCAGGCGTTCGAGCTGCTGGGGTATCAGGCGGCCACGCATGATCTTCCTTCGGCCTGA
- a CDS encoding Rrf2 family transcriptional regulator, producing MNTSSRFTVAIHILTLLAHGRGEQLTSEFIAGSVNTNPVVIRRLLALLRDARLVTAQVGVGGGWQLARPPRGITLRDIYRAVEGGTLFPLHSNTPNPLCPVGSTIQSALAGHFEEAQLALEKDLERTTVADLVEEIDALAR from the coding sequence ATGAACACCAGCAGCCGATTCACCGTCGCCATCCACATCCTGACCCTGCTCGCCCATGGTAGGGGGGAGCAGCTGACGTCGGAGTTCATCGCGGGAAGCGTGAACACCAACCCGGTCGTCATCCGGCGATTGCTGGCACTCCTGCGTGACGCCAGGCTGGTCACCGCCCAGGTGGGCGTGGGGGGTGGCTGGCAGCTCGCACGGCCTCCCAGGGGAATCACCCTGAGGGACATCTACCGCGCGGTGGAGGGAGGCACCCTCTTCCCGCTGCACAGCAACACCCCCAATCCCCTCTGTCCCGTGGGGAGCACCATCCAGTCCGCGCTCGCCGGGCACTTCGAGGAGGCGCAGCTCGCGCTGGAAAAGGATCTCGAGCGCACGACCGTCGCGGACCTCGTCGAGGAGATAGACGCGCTCGCCCGCTAG
- a CDS encoding protein-ADP-ribose hydrolase: MPRRLIEHLQADGTEQPLREESGPSTRLEANERAWLRALLTVRGPQQLPEDFLLALDRLLQAERRMRPEVDPIHLPRLGDVPGTAAAHCAVWQGDITTLAADAIVNAANAQLLGCFRPFHACIDNAIHAAAGPRLREDCARIMRAQGTPEPTGHAKATRAYNLPARYVLHTVGPIVRGALRSEHEEALAACYRACLDVATRLQGVRSIALCAISTGVFGFPKGPAARVALRTVGAWLREHPGTLELVLFNVFGDEDREAYSAALQRGALDEHA, translated from the coding sequence TTGCCACGACGTCTGATCGAGCACCTCCAGGCGGACGGCACCGAGCAACCGCTGCGGGAGGAGTCGGGCCCGAGCACCCGGCTGGAGGCGAATGAGCGGGCCTGGCTGCGCGCGCTCCTCACGGTTCGCGGCCCCCAGCAACTCCCGGAGGACTTCCTCCTGGCCCTGGACCGGCTCCTCCAGGCGGAGCGGCGGATGCGCCCCGAGGTGGACCCCATCCACCTGCCCCGTCTCGGCGACGTCCCGGGCACGGCGGCCGCCCACTGCGCCGTGTGGCAGGGGGACATCACCACCCTCGCGGCGGATGCCATCGTCAACGCTGCGAATGCCCAGTTGCTCGGGTGCTTCCGTCCCTTCCACGCGTGCATCGACAACGCCATCCACGCGGCGGCCGGCCCCAGGCTGCGCGAGGACTGCGCCCGCATCATGAGAGCCCAGGGCACGCCCGAGCCCACGGGCCACGCGAAGGCGACCCGGGCCTACAATCTGCCCGCCCGCTACGTGCTGCACACGGTGGGCCCCATCGTGCGCGGCGCCTTGCGCTCGGAGCATGAGGAAGCACTCGCCGCCTGCTACCGCGCCTGTCTGGACGTGGCCACGCGGCTCCAGGGAGTGCGCTCGATCGCGCTGTGCGCCATCTCCACGGGAGTCTTCGGCTTTCCCAAGGGGCCCGCCGCCCGGGTGGCGCTGCGCACGGTGGGAGCGTGGCTGCGCGAGCACCCCGGCACGCTCGAGTTGGTGCTGTTCAACGTCTTCGGTGACGAGGACCGCGAGGCGTATTCCGCGGCACTCCAGAGGGGAGCCCTCGATGAACACGCGTGA
- a CDS encoding M20 family peptidase, whose product MKTLARIGLGVGGALALSIAVIGVRTAMLEAPAVAALDGGGGSLAGPVAVDVNAAAQRLSQAIRFRTVSHQDKVEDQSAEWDRLHAWLVSAYPAAHAAMTREVISGHTLIYTWKGSDPSLAPIVLMAHQDVVPVTPGTEKDWRHPPFDGVVADGAVWGRGAIDDKGSLITLFEGAELLAAQGFTPRRTVLLVSTHDEEARGEGARAVADWMKARGLQAEFVLDEGMAVISDNPVTGGAVALIGVAEKGYGTLNVVARAPGGHSSSPPKDAGGAVLLSKAVVAIAEHPFPMEFKGPGVALLETLAPTGSWALRMAVANRWLFEPLLLQQVAATSTGAALLHTTIAPTMLRGSPKENVLPQDATAWINYRIAPGDTSETVLAHARAAVGDLPVELSWTKTPDEPTPISSTRSRGWNVLASLAGEMSRAPVSAGLVTAATDSRHLLPVATDVYRFQPMTFSLSSLQMIHGTNEHLTLENLEFAVGFYARLIATAAR is encoded by the coding sequence ATGAAGACCCTGGCGAGGATCGGCCTTGGCGTCGGTGGCGCACTGGCGTTGTCGATCGCGGTGATTGGCGTCCGCACGGCGATGCTCGAGGCCCCCGCCGTGGCGGCCCTGGACGGGGGCGGTGGCTCGCTGGCCGGGCCCGTCGCGGTGGATGTGAACGCGGCCGCCCAGCGCCTGTCCCAGGCCATCCGCTTCCGCACCGTCAGCCACCAGGACAAGGTCGAGGATCAGTCCGCCGAGTGGGATCGGCTCCATGCCTGGCTCGTGAGCGCCTATCCCGCCGCGCATGCCGCCATGACGCGCGAGGTGATCTCCGGCCATACGCTCATCTACACCTGGAAGGGCTCGGATCCGTCGCTGGCCCCCATCGTCCTCATGGCGCACCAGGACGTGGTGCCGGTGACTCCCGGTACCGAGAAGGACTGGCGTCATCCGCCCTTCGACGGCGTGGTCGCCGACGGCGCGGTCTGGGGCCGCGGGGCCATCGACGACAAGGGCTCGTTGATCACCCTGTTCGAGGGCGCCGAGTTGCTCGCCGCCCAGGGCTTCACGCCTCGCCGCACGGTGCTCCTTGTCTCCACCCATGACGAGGAGGCGCGCGGTGAAGGGGCCCGCGCGGTGGCGGACTGGATGAAGGCGCGTGGGCTCCAGGCCGAGTTCGTGCTCGACGAGGGCATGGCGGTGATCTCGGACAATCCGGTCACCGGTGGCGCGGTCGCCCTGATCGGCGTCGCCGAGAAGGGTTATGGGACGTTGAACGTCGTGGCCCGAGCACCTGGAGGCCACTCGTCCTCTCCGCCCAAGGACGCCGGTGGCGCCGTGCTGTTGTCCAAGGCCGTCGTCGCGATCGCCGAGCACCCCTTCCCAATGGAGTTCAAGGGGCCCGGGGTGGCCCTGCTGGAGACGCTCGCGCCCACGGGCTCCTGGGCGCTGCGCATGGCCGTGGCCAACCGCTGGCTGTTCGAGCCGCTCCTCCTCCAGCAGGTCGCGGCTACCTCCACGGGCGCGGCCCTGCTGCACACCACCATCGCGCCCACGATGTTGAGGGGCAGCCCCAAGGAGAACGTGCTGCCGCAGGACGCCACGGCGTGGATCAACTACCGCATCGCGCCCGGTGACACCTCGGAGACGGTCCTGGCCCACGCCCGTGCCGCCGTCGGCGACCTGCCCGTCGAGCTCTCCTGGACGAAGACCCCGGATGAACCCACCCCCATCTCCTCCACGCGCTCGCGGGGGTGGAATGTGCTGGCCTCGCTCGCCGGGGAGATGAGCCGGGCGCCCGTGTCTGCCGGGCTGGTCACCGCGGCGACCGACAGCCGTCACCTGCTGCCGGTGGCCACGGACGTCTACCGCTTCCAACCCATGACCTTCTCGCTCTCCAGCCTCCAGATGATTCATGGGACGAACGAGCACCTGACGCTCGAGAACCTGGAGTTCGCCGTGGGCTTCTACGCGCGTTTGATCGCGACCGCGGCCCGCTGA
- a CDS encoding SDR family NAD(P)-dependent oxidoreductase: MKLVSSSAIVTGAGQGIGLAIAAHLMRDGANVLLFGRTREKVEAAAEDLNRAMAGRARAVPFTGDVVRAADVSRAIETATREFGLPGILVNNAGTGALSPIIDMPEEQFDQILAINLKGPFLFTKALGRALVDAKQPGSIVNISSLNQTDVTDGLAHYCASKAGLANFTKVTASELGRYGIRANIVAPGLIRTPLSEGAGLQTEAMTRAFLERTPLGKAVGEPEDVAKVVSFLCSDLASWVTGETIAVDGGNHIRGVHSYLDTLGITSSKVG; encoded by the coding sequence ATGAAGCTCGTATCGAGCAGTGCCATTGTGACAGGCGCGGGGCAGGGAATCGGGTTGGCGATCGCCGCGCATCTCATGCGGGACGGAGCCAATGTCCTCCTCTTCGGCCGTACCCGGGAGAAGGTGGAGGCCGCCGCCGAGGATCTCAACCGGGCGATGGCGGGACGTGCGCGGGCCGTGCCCTTCACGGGAGACGTGGTCCGGGCCGCGGACGTGTCCCGGGCGATCGAGACCGCCACGCGGGAGTTCGGTCTGCCGGGCATCCTGGTGAACAACGCCGGGACGGGCGCCCTCTCTCCGATCATCGACATGCCGGAGGAGCAATTCGATCAGATCCTCGCCATCAACCTGAAGGGGCCCTTCCTCTTCACCAAGGCCCTGGGACGGGCGCTCGTGGACGCGAAGCAGCCCGGCTCCATCGTCAACATCTCGTCGCTGAACCAGACGGACGTGACGGATGGGCTCGCCCACTACTGCGCCTCCAAGGCGGGGCTCGCGAACTTCACGAAGGTCACGGCCTCGGAGCTGGGCCGCTACGGCATCCGCGCCAACATCGTCGCGCCGGGGCTCATCCGCACGCCCCTGTCCGAGGGGGCCGGTCTGCAGACGGAGGCCATGACCCGGGCGTTCCTCGAGCGGACGCCGCTCGGCAAGGCGGTCGGCGAGCCGGAGGACGTGGCCAAGGTGGTGTCGTTCCTGTGCAGTGATCTCGCGTCGTGGGTGACCGGTGAGACCATCGCCGTCGACGGGGGCAATCACATCCGTGGCGTCCACAGCTACCTGGACACGCTGGGCATCACCAGCTCCAAGGTGGGCTGA
- the omp85 gene encoding Omp85 family outer membrane protein: MWLIRTMWTGVLVAALATAAARAEGSSLAPPPESTQAPAEELTPTPPPPRTGWGVQGLPLINYNSDEGLGYGARLLVVDSGDGSIRPYRYAFMAQFFQTTVGVAIHRLALDAPRFLDSPWRVVLDVALINDRFSPYYGPPEDTRYVPSLNTCDDRDALKSDPNGCPGNPDFRGVRYYAYDQRTFPSVMLNVRRPLSGPWQVAAGYRFRLTELRTRYAVDDLGQARDSLLEEDVRAGRIPGLTADHLDGVSTFRTAEVTASLLLDLRDNEPAPVRGMFHELAVRGAAGAIGSGFNYFGVTANLRFYHPLGTDRLVAALRLLADVMGGDVPFLQLTSFGGVEWRDTMSGIGGVSTARGILKNRLRGQVKALANGELRWKFLSVAPGNQHLDFTLLAFMDMGQAWADLDSLEARVPRYTGGGGLRIAWEDNFIVRLDYGVSPQDGTTGFYLDFNHVF, translated from the coding sequence ATGTGGCTGATTCGGACGATGTGGACAGGGGTACTGGTGGCCGCGCTGGCCACGGCCGCGGCCCGGGCGGAGGGCTCGTCCCTGGCGCCCCCGCCCGAGTCCACCCAGGCGCCCGCCGAGGAGTTGACGCCCACGCCCCCTCCGCCGCGCACGGGCTGGGGGGTCCAGGGCCTGCCGCTCATCAACTACAACAGCGACGAGGGCCTGGGGTATGGCGCGCGGCTGCTGGTGGTGGACTCGGGCGACGGCTCGATTCGGCCCTACCGCTACGCCTTCATGGCGCAGTTCTTCCAGACGACGGTGGGGGTGGCCATCCACCGCCTCGCCCTGGATGCCCCCCGCTTCCTGGACTCACCCTGGCGGGTGGTCCTGGACGTGGCGCTGATCAACGATCGTTTCTCGCCGTACTACGGCCCGCCCGAGGACACGCGCTACGTCCCCTCCCTCAACACCTGCGACGACCGCGACGCGTTGAAGTCCGACCCCAATGGCTGTCCGGGCAACCCGGACTTCCGGGGCGTGCGCTACTACGCCTACGATCAACGCACCTTCCCGAGCGTCATGCTCAACGTGCGTCGCCCGCTCAGCGGCCCCTGGCAGGTGGCGGCCGGCTACCGGTTCCGGCTCACCGAGCTGCGCACCCGCTACGCCGTGGATGACCTGGGTCAGGCTCGGGACTCGCTCCTGGAAGAGGACGTGCGGGCGGGACGCATCCCCGGACTGACGGCCGACCACCTGGACGGGGTGAGCACCTTCCGCACGGCCGAGGTGACGGCGAGCCTGCTGCTGGACCTGCGCGACAACGAGCCCGCGCCCGTGCGGGGCATGTTCCACGAACTCGCGGTGCGCGGGGCCGCGGGCGCGATAGGGAGCGGCTTCAACTACTTCGGGGTCACGGCCAACCTGCGCTTCTACCACCCGCTGGGTACGGACCGGCTGGTGGCCGCCTTGCGGCTCCTCGCGGACGTGATGGGGGGCGATGTCCCCTTTCTTCAGCTCACGTCCTTCGGCGGAGTGGAGTGGCGCGATACCATGAGCGGCATCGGCGGCGTGAGCACCGCGCGCGGCATCCTCAAGAACCGGCTGCGCGGACAGGTGAAGGCGCTGGCCAACGGCGAGCTGCGCTGGAAGTTCCTCTCGGTGGCACCGGGCAATCAGCACCTGGACTTCACCCTGCTGGCCTTCATGGACATGGGCCAGGCGTGGGCGGACCTGGACTCCCTGGAGGCTCGGGTCCCGCGCTACACGGGTGGCGGCGGCCTGCGCATCGCGTGGGAGGACAACTTCATCGTCCGGCTCGACTACGGCGTGAGCCCCCAGGATGGCACCACCGGCTTCTACCTGGACTTCAACCACGTTTTCTGA